In Calypte anna isolate BGI_N300 chromosome 5, bCalAnn1_v1.p, whole genome shotgun sequence, the sequence ctttttttccttttttatggaaaaaaaaaaattctccctaATGGAAACTAGAGACCACAGGTGGGGAACTGGAAGGGGGACAGGAACATCTTAGGGTGGTGGGCTGTGCAATGACAGCCCCAGTGCCTCCTCACCAGATGCCTCATGCCTGTGTTGGGGGTTCCCCTGGGGATCCTTGGGACTCCTCCTGCCCACgtggaggaaggggagaggccTCAGGGATGTGTGAGGCTGTGTGTCCTGGGGGGTGGCCACCTCACCAAGCTGCTTTCCTCTGTGGgcaccttcccttccctccctgccctgctcctgcctccccaggaTCACCAGGTCCAGCCTGCGCTTCGACCCCACCTTTCCTGACGACATCCACAGGATGGAAGTCACTGGTGTCTCCTACCTGGGCAACAAACTGAAGTTCACCATCACCAGGGGAGAGATGGGGGTCCAAGTGACTGAGTCTCCCCAAGACCCCCCAGCATCTTCCCTggaagctgtgctggaggagtCGGGGCAGCGCTTTCCCCTGCGTGCAGGTAGGGTGGGGGTGTCACCACCTGGCAAAATAAAGACAATCTGGGGACAAAGCATTGcccaggctgagctgggctggttGTTGTTGCAGGACAGAGTGTCTCCTTCTCCACAGCAGCTGGCTGGATCCAGAGGTCACCCACCACAGCACTTCAGACTGGGgcccaggagcaggagcacaCTGAAAGGGGGATGTTGGTGGAGGGGCAACAGTGAGGGGTGGGGTGGAGGGCAGGGGTCCTAGGCAGTGCCATAAACCCTTTGTCCCTGTAGGACTGTGTGTGTTGTGTCTTGTGGCCCTGGGGAGGGGTGGTGGGCTCAGGGCTGTCACCCTGGCTGGGGTGGCAGCAGGTCCCCAAGTGACACTGAGCATCCTTGTCTGTGCCAGGGGGATGGAGCCCCCTGACCCCCTTCGGCCTCTCATTTAGCAGAGGTGAAACCAAGCCTGAAAGCCCCTGTTCTGAACCAGTTTTGGAACCACTCAGGGCTCATTTCTGCTTTCCCCATCTGCCCCAGGCTGATCCAGCTGGGTTTAGCCCAGCTTGGCCCTCagttcctcagctgctccagccGTCCCCATCACTCTGGGGGTGCCgagggatgctggggaggaTCCCCCACCCTCTGGGTTGCCTACCTACCAGCCAGGGCCCCCCCGAGGCATGGAGCCCCACGGCGTGGGCgggggccaggctggggctgagcatGATTTTGGCAAAAACAGCCAGGGAATACAGAGCCAAAAGCCTTTGGATTCTGTTTGGGATGCACACAGCTCCTTTCCTTTGCAGTTATTTGCAATCCAAAAGTTGTTTTTAACCCGTTATCTACACTGTCACCTCTCTTGTTCAGCAGTGATAGAGTTACAGCTCTGGCTCGGTGGCTGGCAGGAAACAGGGGGGCCCTGGATGGGACATGGTTACTGCTGGGTTAAATGCATTGGGGTTTTGGGTCTGGACAGAGACCCCTCCAGCTGAGCAGAACCATTCTTCGAGTTCACTCAAGGAATTTTGTGTGTCCTAGAAAACCccaagggagaggagagggagggctATGGATGCCTGCAAAGAGGGAGCAGGGAACCCCCAACATCCAGCGTGCCCTTCCCAGAACAGGGGGAGCTTTGTGCCCACTTTCCAACTTTCCTTAGAGCAGGGGGAGCAGTCAAAGCCAGGGGCTGCCCAAGGCgttccctgccctgctccaaaCCAACCCCAGGAATCTCGGCTGGATCTTCCGCAGGTTATAAAAAGCTTTGGGCAGGAGGCACAGGGCTCCCTTGCTCTGTAATTACGGAGAAGCACTCAGCCACTAATTAGCAACAGGGCAGGACCAAGGGACcccctctgtccctgccctgtAACAGCCCTGTGGGGTTTGAGTAAAGCCAGGTCTGGGGGGACATTCACTAACAGGGGTCTCGATCCCCCAGAGGGCTATGAGGAGCGGGAGTGGGGGGCAGTGAGGGTCCATCCCGTGCTCCTCCCCTCTGTCCTTGCCCGGGCAACTTCTGCTTTGCTGTAATGAGTTTGCAGGTCTCAGCTTTAGCAATCGCCCTGCCCAGGCACTCAGGAGACTTGGGATGTGTGAAACGCTTTAATGGTTTAAATAGTGATGCCCGCGGCTGGGGAGGCTCCGTGCTCCGCacagataaaaagaattaaCCCACCCCACCCCCAGGTCAACACCAGCAATCGAGCTGCACCAAGGAGCGTGGCAGGGGGTCAGTCGGGGGGCTTGGGGGTGCTGGACCagggagggtggggggagaTGCAGCCAAGTAGGAGAAGCTCGTGGGGCTGCTCCCCCCCAACCCAGCCACACACTGCCCGGTGGGGGTCACAGCTCGGGGAGGTTGCCCTGATTGGCAGGGATGGGTGGTGTTTGGTGTTTGctcttttattatttgttttggaATGCGAAGGAGGAATTTCTACCAGCTCTTTGCCCACCGGTCACTTGTCCTCCTGGTCGCTGGGGCTGAACTGGTAGGTGAAGAAGCCAACGGAGTCTTGGGCGAGCTTGGAGAGATGGATGACGCCGGTGATGAGCAGGGCGGCCAGCAGCAGCGGCAGCACCAGGCTGCCGGCCGTGGCCAGCGCGTTGTAGCACCTGGCCTTGGAGCTGAAGCGTTGAGCAGCTTCCACGTCCCCGCAGACTTTTCTGTCCCGCGCCTGCAACAGCCGAGAGACGGGGCAGCAGCGCCCGGGCTGcccccagacccttccccatGCCCCCAGCATCTAGGAAGACGCAGCTGGAACTCCGGAGGTGGCAGCCCCAGGGTGGTGGGGCTGTGGTTATCTAGGAGGGGAGAGTCTCACAACCTCGTGAAGAGGTGGCAGGAGAATGTGAAGAGGCTTTACCAGGGGATGCTGACACTTGAAAGCAGTGTCTGGAGGGTGCTGGGGTCTTGCCTCGAACCCAGGAgggggctgctctgtgcctccaTTCCATATGCTCCCTATTTCTTCAGGAAGTCCATCCCGTGGTGTCAGCACGGGGAGGGTTCCCAGGTGACCCCAAACGACCACTCTACCATTCCTGCTCGGGACAACACCCTCTCTCAGCACCCCTACCTTGACGGAGAATGCGAGCGCCACGAAGCCGAGGCAGCAGAAGTTCATGTAGAGGGTGTTGAAGATGGACCAGACGAGGTGGTCACGGGGTGgaggggaggtgaggagggTGGGGGGCAGCTCCCGCTTGTGGGACGGGGCGAGCGAGTGGTCCTCCCGCGGGTAAGAGGTGTCCATGGCCACGCAGAGGGGCACCCCACGGCTCTCCTGCTCCACCAGCCTGTCTGAGGAGTGGGGCAGGACATCCCCCTTATATACCCCTTGTCTGTCCCGCAGCCTCTTCGCCTCTATATATAAACCTAAGAAATTACAGCTCTCCCAAGCTGTGGTTATCAGACAGGCTTGGCTGGGAGCTAGGAGAAACAAACTTGGGGGTTGGCAGCCTTTTATAGCCAGCTTTCCTCCTGACACGGGGAGCACAGACGGCCCAAGCACGACGGCGGGAGAGGCCGAGCGCTCGGGGGGGATGGAGCTGCGGGGTGACTGGTACCAAATCACCCTCGCCCTGAGGGGCTGCTACGACACAGCCGCTGGCTCACACCGACACCTTCAGCCCAGTCCTCCCGGGTGGCCGTGGCTGGGCAGATCCCTCGTTGTGGCACGGGCGGGTAGATAGTTGCATTTAATGGGACGTTGAAGAGGGACCAGAGTACGTAGTCGGGGGGCTGCTCCTCGGGGCCGGTCGGCTCCTGGTCGGAGGGCTGCAGCGGGGCGGACACCTCTGTTTGCTGGGGCTTCATGGCGAAAAATGAAATCCAGACGACCCGGGGAAGGGACACGGCCCCGAACCGCGCCCCACCAGCTCCCGGGGGCGGCAGGACGGCTCCCTCCACCTCCCGGCATCGACTCacggaatggtttgggttggaagggaccttaaagacgGTCTCGTTCCATCCCCCCCAGGCCCCGGGCGCCTTAGGGCTCAGTTCCCTCCTGACTGTCTCAGGAgcctcagctcctggctgggtgGCATTGCCACCCAAGACAGTGTCACCTGGATCCCTCTCCCCCCAGGCACTGTACACCGCTGGGTGTGGGGCAGCTCTGAGGGCTCAGAGGGGACTTTGGGGGTTTCAGAGCACCTTGTGGGGCTCAGAAGGAACTCTGAAGGGACTCAAAAGCCGAATTTTCCCTTTGGGGAGCCTGTTCTTGGCAGCAATGTGAGGACATGGTactgaggcagggcagggatggagtgGGCTCAGAGGGTAGTTTCAGGGTGCCAAAACGAGGTGGGATCCTCCCCCAGGATCCCTGCTGAACCCCAGGTTTCTCAGGGGTGCCTGCAGATGGGTCCCCCTGCTTGCAGTGGTTAAGTCTGCCTCGGGTGTCAGAGGACATTGGAgggaagaaacacagaaactgGTCTGAGAGATCTTCAAACACCCCAGAAGCTCAACTACAGTGAGTATAACTGTGTATAACTGACACAAcactcccttccccagcccccttCGTCTGGCTTTGCCTTCCATCTCTAAGTTATGGGGTATCCCCGGACCTTGGTGGTTGGGATGCCAGGAGGGGAATAGTACACCTCAGCCCCCCAAAGCACAACATTTCCAAGGAGAAGGGTGAGAGAGGAGCTTTATTCACTGCAAGTTCCTCCCATGGGTTCATGCTGGGGAAGGCTGTCTCAGTCAGGGTGGGTGAGCTGGGAGACACTTCTCCTCTGTTCAGTGGGAGTGGGGAGGAAGATCCCATGGGAGCTGCATGCCTCACCTGCCAGCCAGGCAGGGGGGTTGGTTGGATGAGTGaggtggaggagatggagaaagCAGGCTGGGTGTTGGTGCTGTTGGGTAGGATGGGGCTAGACCCCGTGTGGATTCTGGCTGCGGAAGAGCACTGCTAGCACGATGATTGTGATGAAGAAGATGAGGCCCAGGCAGAGCGCTGCGATGTTGAGCTGCTTGGCTGTCCTCCCAAAACCGACGGCACCTGCTGGGTCCTGAGCGATTTTCTTGTCCCTGGCCTGCaggtggggagagggaggtgggcAGTGAAATGGCAGGAGCTGGCGATGGTGGCAGTGGGTACATACTGGGGTCCCTTGCCATCCAGCAGCAAGGCACTGGCACCGGGATCCACCGGGCTCTGCCACACCCCCCAAGAAACCCATCCCGGCACGGCAGAAACCACTGGCCTGAAAGCACTTCCTTAATGAGTTATTAAAAGCCATTAGGCTTGGCCGGGCACTGCCCAGCCCTCccagggaggcagagctgggcagagaggaggTTCAGGTGGGAGTGTGCATGCAGCGTTTTCCACAGGGCTGGCGGGCCCCGACTCGTGTTTCTCCCCAGTTATTAGGGCAGAtgttgaaaaaattattaatgccGAAGGTGGTGAAGGGTGGGCGAGcaaggagcagctgctccttATTGCAGGGAGGGGACAAGGTCAGGAACACGGAGGGAGGGAGCTGGTTGCTCCCCTTATCCTCCCTGCTGAGACAGGGCTCAGGGCTCACCAAGGCCATGGGAGGAGAACCAGACCCAGGTCCTCCTTTCCAACACACCGGAGGAGGTTGGGTGTGGTGGCTCAAAGGGGTGATTTTGCTGGGGAAGTGTGGTAAGGGGTGGGTGGAGGTGGCATGGGGGAGTGGGAGAAGGTCCTGGAGGAGGCAGGATGGGGAGCGAGGTGGGGATAGGGTGGTCTGGGGCAAGTTGGGCCAGGATGGGACAAGGATGGGATTCAATAGGACAAGATAGGAGAGGAACAGATGGGATTAGGGAGCCCTGGCATggaagcaggcagcaggcaggaccTGCCATCTGGGCAGAAGGGTGGTGGGACAGAGGGTAACGTTCCTCTCACCTTAATGGAGTAGACCAGCGCGACGAAGCCCAGGCAGCAGGGGTTGCAGAACATGGCATTGAAGAAGGACCAGAGCACAAAGTCTTGGGCATTGGGGACAGGTTCCTGCCGAACAAAAGTGGTGGCGGTGGGGCCGAAGGCGATGGCCGGGGACCCTGCCCCGTTCCGGCCGTAGGGCTGCTGCATGTTGATGCTGACGGACTGGTTCTCCATGGTGGCACCGGCGAGGAGAGGGGACACCAGTGCCGGGGCTGTTGTTATAAGCAAGCGGATGCTCTGTCTGCTGGGGTGGGGCCGCCCCGTGTGAACGGGGGCAGGGCCGGGGGCTGGCACAGCGGGCGCGGGGAAGGCTGCGGGGAAGGGTGGGACCCCTGGGCGGGATTGGGGctcaggggcaggagggggagaGACAGAGCCCCGGGCATGGGCTGGGGAGCGGGgagaggaggatgctgtggggtgGGGGATGCCATGGGGCGGGTGCCTTGTCCcttcatctttgctttttgtCCTCTGGGGCTGATAAGGGATTTCTGCCTGGGGCAGGTGAGGACAGCGTCCTGCTCTTGGAGGAGGTTGCTTGGCACGGGAAACAGCAGGGTCGCGCTGCTGGTGGGGGTGACAACCACCACTGCCTCCACCAAAACCCCCTCCtcagctgcaaagcagcacTGAGGACTCGATGCCAACCCATGGGGGCTGATGATGGTGGAGGGATGGGGAGTGTCACCCACCCACTGTCTCTGGGGGAAGATTTGTCCTCCCTTGGGTTTCAGCAGCCATGGGGTGGGCTGGCAGCTGTGAGGAGGCTGCAGAAAAAAGGTCGAGGGttggaaaaaagatgaaagcttCAGTGAAGGAGCAGGGGTTTAGAAACTATCTGAACCGAAacagatcaggaaaaaaaaaaaaaaagaaaaaaaaaaaaacaaaaaaaccaacaaacccaaacctgttCACAGAGCTACAAACTTCCCCGTGCTTGGGAAATTAAGATCATCCTTCCTGCTCCGTGTGCGGGAGGCCAGCACCCAGCCCGGGGCTCCTTGAGGGTTGGGGTTTTCCCTGCTGAAGACGAACAGAAGGTGTCTGTAGGGTGAAGGTGTTCGTCACTTgctgtgcaggtttttttggtaatttgGGTGCAGATCTGGGTCCCGGCTCCTGACGTCACTTGTCCTCAACGAAAGtgtttgctgtttcatttcctctgcttcttaTCCGTTCGCTCCTCCTCGAGGTTAACGGGGCCGCCCACTGAGGTCACTGAGGTTCGTTAGCTCGGAGTGATAATTAAGAACCACTGGGTCTGTAGTTCCAGGGCTCTGGTACCGCTGGCCCGCAGCGGTTGCGGGGCTGGTACAAACTCTTTGGCCCCGCAGCAGCGCTGGATGAGCCTCTGCCCCTCCCCGCTGCAGGCTGCCAGTCCCCAAGCTGGGTGAATTTACCCCAGAAACTGGGCTTTGCTCCTCCTGCTTTTCACAGCCCCCTACTCCCGTGCCTGCTGTCCGACCCCTCACCCACCAGGGCATGGTGCCAAAGGGGCAATAaagcccctcctgcccctctgggGGACACAGGAGGGGTTTGGGGTGGTgtgtggggtgggggctgctTCTCCCACACCAGATGGGGacaggaggctggggggggctgcagagcatcccTAGGCAGACATGCCCCAGGGGTTTTTGGCTGGTTGTGGTGATGGGAAGAGCTTCAGGGGTGGTTGCGGGGGCAGCGGGCGAGGCAGATGGGAACCAAGCCccaggggcagggatggggaatttGGGAAAAACCGGACTGgatcctgctcctgctgtggcTGGGGAGCGAGGGGGAAGAGGTGGGAACTTGTGGGAGCTGGAGTTCCTCCAACCCTTGGCTAAGGGGATGTGGTCGGTGCCAGCActgagggggctggagcaggggatgggctggagcaggggatcCTGCCCCCCCTAAAAGGGTCCTCGACCCCTTGGCTGGATGGGGATAGCTGGCCTATGTCCTGCtggtggggacagggatggcTGCGAGCTGGATGGGCAGCGTGTGGCCCCGTTTGGACCTGGGGCAAGAGCTGGGCTTGTTCTTACGGGAAGGGGAGGAATTAATGATTCACCAGGAGCTCCATGCCAGGGGCTCTGCAACAAATAAGTGCTGTGTGTTGCTGGTGAGATTTCTGACATCGTACTCATGACTGTGGCTTCTTCGAGGGAGTCTGGTGttctcagggggaaaaaaatgaaaaaaaaggaaaaaggctttttttccccccactctGATGAGGCCCCAGCTCTGAGGAATGGAGCTGAGGAGTGTGAAGGCTCCAGTGAGCTGGGAAAGAGGAAGCTGGGCTGACCACAGGTCAGGTAAAGCCCTACCAGCTGGGTTGTGTCCAGGGCCTGGGGAGGTCTTGTTCAGGTCACTCTGGACACAAGAGGGCCCACTGCCctgccagcccttccctgggGCCACTGGGATGGCTGACACCCTGAGAGAGCtttggagggaaggagagagggggtCACTATCTCACTTCACCTGAAAAGCAGCCCTGTCTGGCCAGGGGCCCCATCTGCCAGTGGTTCAGCACTACCCCATCCCTTGGGGCTGGGCTGTGGGCCCCCCCTGTAGCTGGGTATGGAGTCCCACCACCTGGAGCTTCCCTGGCCCTCTGGAAGCCTCTCCTGACCCTCTGCTGACACCCCTCAAAGACAGGGGCTCCCCACATCCTTGGGGTGAGCCTTGCAAGAGCTTTGTACTCCATGCAGGtgcttctttcccatgaggCCCAGGCTGACCCAGCCTAGCACATCTCTGATCTTGACCTTCATCTCTGTGATGCCCTGTGCCAAGGGCATCTCCTTCCCCAGGCACATCCCCAGAGCCCACACTCTTTCTCA encodes:
- the IFITM5 gene encoding interferon-induced transmembrane protein 5, yielding MKPQQTEVSAPLQPSDQEPTGPEEQPPDYVLWSLFNVPLNATIYPPVPQRGICPATATREDWAEDRLVEQESRGVPLCVAMDTSYPREDHSLAPSHKRELPPTLLTSPPPRDHLVWSIFNTLYMNFCCLGFVALAFSVKARDRKVCGDVEAAQRFSSKARCYNALATAGSLVLPLLLAALLITGVIHLSKLAQDSVGFFTYQFSPSDQEDK
- the LOC103539545 gene encoding interferon-induced transmembrane protein 1-like isoform X1, with amino-acid sequence MENQSVSINMQQPYGRNGAGSPAIAFGPTATTFVRQEPVPNAQDFVLWSFFNAMFCNPCCLGFVALVYSIKARDKKIAQDPAGAVGFGRTAKQLNIAALCLGLIFFITIIVLAVLFRSQNPHGV
- the LOC103539545 gene encoding interferon-induced transmembrane protein 3-like isoform X2, giving the protein MILISQARPPHSCQPTPWLLKPKGGQIFPQRQWEPVPNAQDFVLWSFFNAMFCNPCCLGFVALVYSIKARDKKIAQDPAGAVGFGRTAKQLNIAALCLGLIFFITIIVLAVLFRSQNPHGV